ACGAGCCTGTACGCCGCCGTGGCCACCGATCTGCTGCGCCGGGTGATCAGCCCACTGGATCAGACCTCGGACAGGCCGGCAGCCGAACCCGCGCCCATGCCGGCACCCGAGCGGCCAGCCCAGTAGCCGACCGCCGCCGTGCAGGGGCGACCCGCCCTGGAGGTCGCCGACATCTTCCGTGCGCACGGATCCGCCTGGCGTGACGCCCAGCGTGGTCACCTGAGCCTGGCGCAGCTCAAGGTGATGTCGGCCATCACCCAATGCCGCACGGCGGCACTGGGCGGGCATGTGCTGCGCTGTCAAGGGTGCGGCCAGGACGAAGTCTCGTACAACTCCTGCCGCAACCGGCACTGCCCGAAGTGCCAGAGCAGCGCGGCCCAGCGCTGGCTGGATGCCCGTCAAGCCGATCTCCTGCCAGTCGAGTACTACCACGTGGTGTTTACGCTGCCAGCGCCCATCGCGGCACTCGCGCACCAAAACAAGTCGGCGCTGTACGGCCTGCTCTTCGACATCGCCGCCGAGACGCTGCTGCGCATCGCGGCCGACCCCAGGCACCTGGGTGCCCACATCGGCGCCACGCTGGTGCTGCACACGTGGGGCTCGGCCCTGACCCACCACCCGCATGTGCACGGCATCGTGCCAGGCGGCGGCCTGGCACCCGACGGCTCGCACTGGATCGCCTGCCGGCCGGGGTTCTTCCTGCCGGTGCGGGTGCTGTCGCGGCTGTTCAGGCGCCGATTCCTGGAGGAACTGCAGCGACTGCACGATGGCGGCAAGCTCAGGTTCTTCGGCGAGCACGCGGCGCTGGCCGACGCAGCCGCATTCACGGCCTGGCTCGCGCCGCTGCGCCAGTGCGAGTGGGTGGTCTACGCCAAGCGGCCATTCGCCGGACCGCAGGCGGTGCTGGCCTACCTGTCGCGCTACACGCACCGCGTGGCCATCTCCAACAGCCGGCTGCTCGCGATGGACGAGCGCGGGGTCACCTTCCGCTGGAAGGACTATCGAGCCAAGGGCAAGACGCGCCACAAGGCGATGACGCTGAGCCCCCAGGAGTTCATGCGCCGCTTCCTTCTGCATGTCCTGCCCGGTGGCTTCCACCGGATCCGGCACTACGGCTTGCTGGCCAACAGCCACCGGCGTCACAACCTGGTGCTGGCGCGCGAGTTGTTGCACGCGACCCCGCCACCGCCCTGCGGATGCGCCGACGATGCGTCGGCCGCACCGGCACCCACCTTCGTGTGCGCCCACTGTGGCCATGCGATGGTGGTGCTGCAGGTCTTCTTGCGCGACCACTCGATTCGAGCGCCGCCAACATCATGACCGAGCACCATCACCGCCCATCGACTCGACGCGGCACACGGCGTCCGGTGGACAGCTGCGCGCTCGGCTCGAACGCTACCCCGAATACCTCGCCTACCCACTCGCTGACGACCCTTGCCGCAGCGCCATGGCACACTGCCAGTCCCTCGCGCCGGTCAGCAGTGCCTGTGCAGGGGATCGGGCACTACCGGATCGCCACGCCAGCGCACTCCAATCGCCATAGCCGCTGCGCTTGACGATCACCGTGGCGTTCGCCGCGGTTTCCTCCCTCGAGGCTTATGCAACACCTGCCCGGACGCAGCTAGACACGCGACCGTCTGCGCGTTTGGGCAGGTGTCGCACAAGCCTTAACAGTTGAAGTCGTTCAGCTATCGAGGTTCGACCGGCCGCAGTCGGCCAGAAGCGGTCCTAGCCGAGCGGCACCTTTCGGTCAGCGAATTGACACTCACAGGCAACTTCCGATCGCGGAACGGTTCGCCTTCCTGGAATCACTTTCCAAGAGCTATGCGCTTCTTCAGCGCTGCCATTGGAAAGTCGGGAGGCGTCGGCTTGAACTCCTTCGCCTCCTTTTGCAGGCCATAGCCCTTGCGCTGGTGTGATCGCAATGCCGAGAGGTTGAGTGACATGGTGACGAAGGTCAGGTTGTCGCCCCC
The Sphaerotilus microaerophilus DNA segment above includes these coding regions:
- a CDS encoding IS91 family transposase; the protein is MQGRPALEVADIFRAHGSAWRDAQRGHLSLAQLKVMSAITQCRTAALGGHVLRCQGCGQDEVSYNSCRNRHCPKCQSSAAQRWLDARQADLLPVEYYHVVFTLPAPIAALAHQNKSALYGLLFDIAAETLLRIAADPRHLGAHIGATLVLHTWGSALTHHPHVHGIVPGGGLAPDGSHWIACRPGFFLPVRVLSRLFRRRFLEELQRLHDGGKLRFFGEHAALADAAAFTAWLAPLRQCEWVVYAKRPFAGPQAVLAYLSRYTHRVAISNSRLLAMDERGVTFRWKDYRAKGKTRHKAMTLSPQEFMRRFLLHVLPGGFHRIRHYGLLANSHRRHNLVLARELLHATPPPPCGCADDASAAPAPTFVCAHCGHAMVVLQVFLRDHSIRAPPTS